In Rutidosis leptorrhynchoides isolate AG116_Rl617_1_P2 unplaced genomic scaffold, CSIRO_AGI_Rlap_v1 contig170, whole genome shotgun sequence, the following proteins share a genomic window:
- the LOC139881546 gene encoding heavy metal-associated isoprenylated plant protein 27-like — protein sequence MGILDHVTELFEWSPKRRSKKLKRKNQLQTVEIRIKIDCEGCKRRVKKSVQGMKGVTQVEVEPKKHKLTVTGYVEPNKVLQRVRYRTGKKAEFWPYVPVDLIPHPYAPGAYDKKAPPGYVRNALNDPQYAPLARASLFEVKYMTAFSDDNPNACQVM from the exons ATGGGCATTTTGGATCATGTAACTGAGCTATTTGAATGGTCACCCAAAAGAAGAAGCAAGAAACTTAAGAGAAAGAACCAACTTCAG ACGGTCGAGATTAGAATTAAAATAGACTGTGAGGGCTGTAAAAGGAGGGTGAAGAAATCAGTACAAGGCATGAAAGGAGTGACTCAAGTTGAAGTTGAACCCAAGAAGCACAAGCTCACGGTAACCGGCTATGTCGAACCCAACAAAGTCTTGCAACGCGTCAGGTATCGAACGGGGAAGAAAGCTGAGTTCTGGCCATACGTCCCTGTTGATCTGATCCCACATCCATACGCACCAGGTGCGTATGATAAGAAGGCTCCTCCAGGATACGTGCGCAATGCGCTCAACGATCCTCAGTATGCGCCGCTCGCGCGTGCTAGTTTGTTCGAAGTTAAGTATATGACTGCAttcagtgatgacaatcctaatGCTTGTCAAGTTATGTGA
- the LOC139881543 gene encoding GDSL esterase/lipase EXL3-like has product MTFRYLGVAAMLLILYCIIETVTSHRTNLTFPAIIVFGDSIVDPGNNNYLKTIARCDFPPYGRDLAGGKPTGRFSNGKIAPDFAAEIFGIKDLIPPYLDPNLKIEDLVTGVSFASGGAGYDPITANFGPAFSLSDQLDMFRQYLSKIKSAAGEEKAAHILSQGLFMVVVGSNDISNTYYGTPIRNSKYDTNSYTDFITGYASSFLQELYEIGARKMAVFGAPPIGCVPSQRTIYGGIERECSDKENKLALLFNSKLHSVIDRLNRQFSDSKIVYVDVYYSLLSIIQNAAQYGFEVTTKGCCGTGSIEVTVLCNSLKIGYSCPDASKYIFWDSFHPTERTYEILTREILQKYQNNFI; this is encoded by the exons ATGACATTCCGGTATCTCGGAGTTGCGGCTATGTTACTGATCTTGTATTGTATTATTGAAACTGTTACTAGCCACAGGACGAATTTGACATTTCCGGCGATTATAGTTTTCGGAGACTCCATTGTTGACCCTGGCAACAATAATTATCTCAAGACTATTGCTAGGTGTGACTTTCCTCCTTATGGTAGGGATTTAGCCGGAGGAAAACCGACAGGAAGGTTTTCTAATGGAAAGATCGCTCCTGATTTCGCAG CTGAAATATTTGGCATTAAGGATCTCATTCCACCTTATCTCGATCCAAATTTGAAAATTGAAGACCTCGTTACAGGTGTAAGTTTTGCATCAGGAGGAGCTGGATATGACCCTATTACTGCCAACTTTGGG CCTGCTTTTTCGCTGTCCGATCAACTAGACATGTTCAGGCAATACTTATCAAAGATCAAGTCAGCTGCAGGGGAAGAGAAAGCAGCTCACATATTATCTCAGGGTTTATTTATGGTTGTCGTAGGAAGTAACGACATTTCTAACACCTACTATGGTACTCCTATCAGGAATTCTAAATATGACACTAATTCCTACACGGATTTCATAACCGGTTACGCTTCCAGTTTCTTGCAG GAGCTTTACGAAATAGGAGCTAGGAAAATGGCGGTGTTTGGTGCACCGCCGATAGGGTGTGTGCCATCACAGAGAACTATATACGGAGGGATAGAAAGAGAATGTTCAGATAAAGAAAACAAATTAGCATTACTCTTCAATTCCAAGCTTCACTCTGTCATAGATCGTCTCAATCGACAGTTTTCCGATTCTAAAATCGTCTACGTTGATGTCTACTATTCTCTGCTTTCCATTATACAAAATGCCGCTCAATACG GATTTGAGGTGACAACCAAGGGGTGTTGTGGCACAGGAAGTATAGAGGTAACCGTTCTTTGCAATTCATTGAAAATCGGATATTCCTGCCCGGATGCCTCAAAATACATATTCTGGGATAGTTTCCATCCTACCGAAAGGACTTACGAAATCCTGACTCGAGAGATACTACAGAAATATCAAAATAACTTTATCTAA
- the LOC139881545 gene encoding rac-like GTP-binding protein ARAC1 produces the protein MSASRFIKCVTVGDGAVGKTCLLISYTSNTFPTDYVPTVFDNFSANVVVNGATVNLGLWDTAGQEDYNRLRPLSYRGADVFILAFSLISKASYENVSKKWIPELKHYAPGVPIVLVGTKLDLRDDKQFFIDHPGAVPISTAQGEELRKLIGAPAYIECSSKTQENVKGVFDAAIRVVLQPPKTKEKKNKAQKACSIL, from the exons ATGAGCGCTTCGAGGTTTATCAAGTGCGTCACTGTCGGTGATGGTGCTGTGGGTAAAACTTGCTTGCTCATTTCTTACACCAGCAACACTTTCCCCACG GATTATGTGCCCACTGTCTTCGACAATTTCAGCGCCAATGTGGTTGTCAATGGGGCAACTGTGAATCTTGGTTTATGGGATACTGCTG GACAAGAAGATTACAACAGATTAAGACCCCTGAGTTACCGTGGGGCAGATGTTTTCATACTGGCGTTTTCTCTTATTAGCAAGGCTAGTTACGAAAATGTTTCCAAGAAG TGGATCCCAGAGTTGAAACATTATGCACCTGGTGTCCCAATTGTTCTTGTTGGAACAAAGCTTG ATCTTCGTGATGATAAGCAGTTCTTTATCGACCATCCTGGGGCTGTGCCAATATCTACAGCTCAG GGAGAAGAGTTGAGGAAGCTGATTGGAGCACCAGCATACATTGAATGCAGTTCCAAGACCCAGGAG AATGTGAAAGGAGTTTTTGATGCAGCCATCAGAGTGGTCCTTCAACCGCCAAAGACGAAGGAAAAGAAGAACAAAGCACAAAAGGCTTGCTCCATATTATGA
- the LOC139881547 gene encoding LOW QUALITY PROTEIN: beta-galactosidase 13-like (The sequence of the model RefSeq protein was modified relative to this genomic sequence to represent the inferred CDS: inserted 1 base in 1 codon; deleted 6 bases in 4 codons; substituted 1 base at 1 genomic stop codon), translated as MLVAVVHGPTKAVTYDGRSLMINGKRDLFFSGSIHYPMFPPEMWPDVIKKAMEGGTNLIQTYVFWNLHKPVQGQFNFNGSIDVVKFIKTIGEAGLYVTLRIGPFIEAEWNFGGFPYWLKEVPDIFKALCISYVQYHMQKFAKMIIDMMKKENLFAPQGGPIILAQIENEYNNIQLAYKENGARYIQWAGNMAVGLKAGVPWMMCKQRDAPDPVMNSCNGRNCGDTFTGPNKPNKPILWTENWTAQYRVYGDPPSQRAAXDLAFSVARFVSKNGTLANYYMYYGGTNFGRTTSSFVDSILTRYYDEAPIDEFGLTRDPKWGHLRDLHVALRLCRKALFTGQTTVEMLGEGQEARVFEKTGTNVCAAFLANNHTKLPAMVNFRGASYFLPRHSISILPDCKTVVYNTQMMVAQHSSRNWKKSERAHKNLQWKMSPEIIPTIDTCSLKASNAIEHWNVTKDTTDYLWYTSTIDVDDQDLPMRKNASPALQVASLGHLMHVFINGTYVGSGHGTYIEKSFVFQKPVTLKEGINHVQILSGTVGPDNGAYMDKKFSGVHAVTVKGLNTGTVNMTYNGWGHKAGVSGEDMKIYTEEGVEKVKWTKTDGKGTPSPLTWYKAYFDSPEGTDPIVLDMGSMSKGMIWVNGHCIGRYWVSYKTPLGKPSQATYHVPRAFSKDTGNLLVVFEEIVGNIEGINILTVNXDTICGYITGLHPPNVNTWKRKDSILQTDVPGEPKPHANLVCPDDKKIVEIDFASFGTPIGYCGSFDIGNCTSPNSSKVVEQQCLGRRKCAVPFDKDAFGGDPCPSSSKILAIQVECGISKKKKILPDSI; from the exons ATGTTAGTAGCAGTTGTTCATGGTCCGACGAAGGCGGTAACTTACGACGGACGATCGTTGATGATTAATGGAAAGAGAGATCTCTTCTTCTCCGGTTCAATTCATTATCCTATGTTTCCTCCGGAA ATGTGGCCAGATGTTATTAAAAAAGCTATGGAAGGAGGGACAAATCTGATTCAAACATATGTTTTCTGGAATTTACACAAGCCGGTGCAAGGCCAG TTTAATTTCAATGGAAGTATAGATGTGGTGAAATTCATAAAGACGATAGGTGAGGCCGGTTTGTATGTAACACTGAGGATTGGTCCATTCATAGAAGCAGAATGGAATTTTGG TGGGTTTCCATATTGGCTGAAAGAGGTTCCAgatattttta AAGCCCTTTGCATTTCCTACGTGCAGTATCATATGCAAAAGTTTGCAAAGATGATCATAGATATGATGAAAAAGGAGAACCTATTCGCTCCTCAAGGAGGTCCTATAATTCTAGCTCAG ATTGAAAATGAATATAACAATATCCAACTTGCGTATAAAGAAAATGGGGCTCGATACATCCAATGGGCGGGAAATATGGCTGTCGGACTAAAAGCTGGAGTTCCGTGGATGATGTGCAAGCAAAGGGATGCTCCTGATCCTGTG ATGAACTCTTGTAATGGGAGGAACTGTGGAGACACTTTCACAGGGCCTAATAAACCAAACAAGCCAATTCTATGGACAGAGAATTGGACTGCTCAGTATAGAGTATATGGGGATCCGCCATCTCAACGTGCTG AAGATCTTGCTTTCTCCGTTGCTCGTTTTGTCTCGAAAAACGGAACTCTCGCCAATTACTATATG TACTATGGAGGAACAAAT TTTGGAAGAACAACTTCATCTTTCGTA GACTCGATATTAACTCGATATTATGACGAAGCTCCTATAGATGAATTTG GTCTCACAAGAGATCCAAAATGGGGACACCTGAGAGATTTACACGTGGCATTGAGACTGTGT AGAAAAGCTTTGTTTACGGGACAGACCACAGTGGAAATGTTGGGCGAAGGCCAAGAGGCACGAGTGTTTGAAAAGACAGGGACCAATGTTTGTGCTGCTTTCTTGGCTAACAACCACACTAAACTTCCTGCAATGGTAAATTTCAGGGGAGCTAGTTATTTCTTGCCAAGACATTCTATTAGCATCCTTCCTGATTGCAAGACCGTCGTCTACAATACCCAAATG ATGGTAGCACAACACAGTTCAAGGAACTGGAAGAAATCAGAAAGAGCACACAAGAATCTCCAATGGAAAATGTCCCCAGAAATAATTCCTACAATAGATACATGTTCTCTAAAGGCAAGTAATGCTATTGAACACTGGAATGTTACGAAGGATACTACCGACTACTTGTGGTACACTTCTAC CATCGACGTCGACGATCAGGATTTGCCTATGAGGAAAAATGCGTCTCCGGCCCTTCAGGTTGCAAGTCTAGGACATTTGATGCATGTATTCATAAATGGAACATACGTGG GTTCTGGACATGGAACCTACATAGAGAAGAGCTTTGTGTTTCAAAAACCTGTAACCTTGAAAGAAGGGATCAATCACGTACAAATCCTGAGTGGGACCGTTGGCCC GGACAACGGAGCGTACATGGACAAGAAATTTAGTGGTGTCCATGCTGTAACAGTCAAAGGCCTTAATACAGGAACTGTTAATATGACTTATAATGGATGGGGACATAAG GCGGGCGTAAGTGGCGAGGATATGAAGATCTATACAGAGGAAGGTGTT GAGAAGGTAAAGTGGACTAAGACTGATGGGAAAGGAACTCCATCGCCACTTACATGGTACAAG GCTTACTTTGATAGTCCTGAAGGAACAGACCCAATAGTTCTGGATATGGGATCCATGTCGAAAGGCATGATATGGGTCAATGGCCATTGTATCGGCCGATACTGGGTTTCTTACAAAACTCCATTAGGAAAGCCTTCTCAAGCTAC ATACCATGTCCCACGAGCTTTCTCGAAGGACACGGGAAATCTTCTGGTTGTTTTTGAAGAAATAGTAGGCAATATTGAAGGTATCAATATCTTAACGGTCAACTGAGATACAATTTGTGGGTACATAACCGGACTTCATCCTCCAAACGTGAATACTTGGAAGAGAAAAGATAGCATTCTACAAACAGATGTTCCAGGAGAGCCAAAGCCGCACGCTAACCTAGTTTGCCCTGACGATAAGAAGATTGTCGAGATTGACTTTGCAAGCTTTGGAACCCCGATCGGATACTGTGGGAGTTTTGATATTGGAAACTGCACTTCGCCAAATAGCTCGAAAGTTGTCGAACAG CAATGCTTGGGAAGACGCAAGTGTGCCGTACCTTTTGATAAGGATGCCTTCGGTGGCGATCCATGTCCTTCGTCCTCGAAAATTTTGGCCATCCAAGTGGAATGTggaatctccaaaaaaaaaaagatTCTCCCAGATTCAATCTAA
- the LOC139881549 gene encoding LOW QUALITY PROTEIN: 3-dehydroquinate synthase, chloroplastic-like (The sequence of the model RefSeq protein was modified relative to this genomic sequence to represent the inferred CDS: inserted 2 bases in 2 codons; deleted 2 bases in 2 codons): MQSFEDVSHLKPNFQLYLSGLKTPNNTISLRSSLGGGCGLSSSGFNRRVLVRLNREVVCANSASVVNMPVGSQNAPTVVDVDLGDRSYPIYIGSGLLHQPDLIQRHVHGKRILVVTNETIAPLYLDKVVDTLTRRNHNVSVESVILPDGEKYKDMDTLMKVFDKAIESRLDRRCTFVALGGGVIGDMCGFAAASFLRGVNFIQIPTTVMAQVDSSVGGKTGINHHLGKNLIGAFYQPQCVLVDTDTLSTLPDRELASGFAEVIKYGLIRDAEFFEWQEKNMHALMARDPSALAYAIKRSCENKAEVVXLDEKESGLRATLNXGHTFGHAIETGLGYGEWLHGEAVAAGTIMAVDMSYRLGWIDDSIVKRVHSILKQANLPTAPPSMMTVEMFKSVMAVDKKVADGLLRLILLKGPLGNCVFTGDYDRNALDDTLRAFCKS; this comes from the exons ATGCAATCTTTTGAGGACG TTTCTCATCTAAAACCGAACTTTCAGCTTTATCTCTCCGGTTTAAAAACGCCTAATAATACAATCTCTCTTCGGTCATCGCTGGGTGGCGGTTGTGGATTGAGCTCTTCTGGGTTCAATCGAAGAGTGTTGGTGAGGCTAAATAGAGAGGTTGTCTGTGCTAATTCTGCTTCGGTTGTGAACATGCCGGTGGGGTCTCAGAATGCTCCGACCGTCGTGGACGTCGATTTGGGTGATCGTAGTTACCCGATATATATAGGATCCGGGCTTCTTCACCAACCCGATTTGATTCAAAG GCATGTTCATGGGAAGAGAATTCTCGTGGTCACCAATGAAACAATCGCACCACTTTACCTTGATAAAGTAGTCGATACTTTGACAAGGAGAAATCATAATGTTTCAGTTGAGAGTGTGATTCTACCAGATGGTGAGAAGTACAAGGACATG GACACTCTTATGAAAGTCTTTGATAAGGCTATTGAGTCAAGGTTGGATCGAAGATGCACATTTGTTGCTCTAGGTGGTGGAGTGATTGGTGACATGTGCGGT TTTGCTGCTGCATCTTTTCTACGTGGTGTTAATTTCATTCAGATTCCAACAACAGTAATGGCTCAG GTGGATTCTTCAGTTGGAGGAAAAACTGGCATAAACCACCACCTGGGGAAGAATCTAATTGGTGCTTTCTACCAACCCCAGTGTGTGCTTGTAGACACAGATACATTGAGCACGTTGCCAGATAGAGAGCTGGCGTCAGGCTTTGCAGAAGTCATTAAGTATGGTCTTATAAGGGACGCAGAATTC TTTGAGTGGCAAGAGAAGAATATGCATGCTTTGATGGCAAG GGACCCAAGTGCACTTGCCTATGCCATTAAGCGTTCTTGTGAAAATAAAGCTGAAGTGG TCCTTGATGAGAAGGAAAGTGGACTCCGTGCTACATTGA TTGGTCATACGTTTGGCCAT GCAATAGAAACCGGTCTTGGTTACGGGGAGTGGCTTCATGGAGAAGCTGTTGCAGCTGGAACC ATCATGGCCGTTGACATGTCGTACCGCCTTGGTTGGATTGACGATTCAATTGTTAAGCGAGTTCACAGCATTCTAAAGCAGGCTAATCTGCCAACTGCGCCACCATCAATGATGACTGTGGAAATGTTCAAGTCTGTCATGGCG GTTGATAAGAAGGTGGCAGATGGCCTATTACGGCTTATCCTTCTCAAAGGGCCACTAGGAAATTGCGTTTTCACTGGTGATTATGATAGGAACGCCCTTGATGATACCCTTCGTGCATTTTGCAAGTCCTAG
- the LOC139881550 gene encoding LOW QUALITY PROTEIN: probable methyltransferase TCM_000168 (The sequence of the model RefSeq protein was modified relative to this genomic sequence to represent the inferred CDS: inserted 1 base in 1 codon; deleted 3 bases in 3 codons): protein MEKESRVPCMNGGVGEKSYAKNSGFQNVHLTNTRPILEQVAIDFSYTDLPVCVTIADLGCSSGPNALTPISIVTRIIHSTCREIGKSTPEFNVFLNDLAVNDFNTVFESIPAFRNKISRENGPDFVPLYIGGVPGSFYGRLFTAKSLDFVHSSSSLHWLSQVRNLLILRTPELSDKSNPLMNKGKIYISKTTPSAVIEAYFRQYKKDFVTFLIQRAIEVTPGGRMVLTYKCRRTSDPDSEESCLLWDFLAQALQDLVAEGVIEEEMLDSYNVPYHEAYTEDIKALIEEQGCFTIDRLEITPMPWXCGSGLDRAKLAFVLAKGIRAVNENMFQSHFGQGIMDRLFQRLTEIIACDTREVVHCLVVVSLIRK, encoded by the exons ATGGAGAAAGAGAGCAGAGTTCCGTGCATGAATGGAGGCGTCGGAGAGAAAAGCTATGCCAAGAATTCAGGTTTCCAG AACGTTCACCTGACGAATACAAGGCCAATTCTAGAACAAGTAGCTATAGATTTCTCGTACACAGACTTACCAGTGTGCGTCACCATAGCAGACCTCGGATGTTCTTCCGGACCTAACGCTCTGACACCAATTTCTATCGTTACACGAATCATTCATTCTACATGCCGTGAAATAGGGAAATCGACACCAGAATTCAACGTGTTTTTGAATGATCTTGCTGTAAATGATTTTAACACGGTGTTTGAATCTATTCCTGCATTTCGGAATAAGATAAGCAGAGAGAATGGACCAGATTTCGTACCA CTATACATTGGAGGAGTACCTGGCTCTTTCTACGGAAGGCTGTTTACTGCTAAAAGCTTAGATTTCGTGCATTCTTCTTCAAGCCTGCATTGGCTTTCACAGGTtaggaatttattaattctac GTACCCCAGAACTGAGTGACAAATCAAATCCCCTGATGAACAAAGGAAAGATTTACATTTCGAAAACGACACCGTCTGCTGTTATTGAAGCATATTTCCGTCAGTACAAAAAGGATTTCGTAACATTTCTA ATTCAGCGTGCCATAGAAGTAACGCCCGGAGGGCGCATGGTTTTAACTTACAAATGCAGGAGGACATCAGATCCTGATTCGGAAGAAAGTTGCTTACTCTGGGATTTCCTAGCACAGGCATTGCAAGATTTAGTAGCAGAG GGTGTAATTGAAGAGGAGATGCTAGATAGTTACAATGTACCATACCATGAAGCATATACAGAAGACATTAAAGCA TTGATCGAGGAGCAAGGATGCTTTACCATCGACCGATTGGAAATTACACCAATGCCCT ACTGCGGATCGGGGCTCGATCGAGCCAAGCTAGCTTTTGTTTTGGCTAAGGGAATTAGGGCTGTGAATGAGAACATGTTTCAGAGCCATTTTGGACAGGGAATTATGGACAGGTTGTTTCAAAGGTTAACTGAAATCATCGCTTGTGATACAAGGGAGGTGGTGCATTGTCTTGTTGTTGTATCTTTGATTAGGAAATGA